From a single Mycobacteriales bacterium genomic region:
- the sufD gene encoding Fe-S cluster assembly protein SufD, with the protein MTFEVPTGREEAFRFTPVKRIEDALASSAPGKVVIERSAGSGVDFRSCERGSDPRLGSLLTPADRYEALAADGYERAGVLTVPRHTAPGEATIVTVRGEGGLAFAHLLVDVEEGAEATVVLDHSGSATFLANAEFRVGDGARLTVVSLQDWDDDAVHLGTHVAAVGRDATFRSIVVSLGGGVVRLVPKVTFTAPGGDAELLGLFFADAGQHLEHRLLVDHAVSHCRSRVTYKGALQGEGAHTVWIGDVIIAADTVGTDTYELNRNLVLSDGAHADSVPNLEIYSGEVVGAGHASATGRFDDQQLFYLESRGIPADEARRLVVRGFFADVVQRIEVPALRERLENAIEAELERSVL; encoded by the coding sequence ATGACGTTCGAGGTCCCCACCGGGCGCGAGGAGGCGTTCCGGTTCACTCCGGTCAAGCGGATCGAGGACGCCCTCGCGTCGTCGGCCCCGGGCAAGGTCGTGATCGAACGCAGCGCCGGCTCCGGCGTCGACTTCCGCTCCTGCGAGCGCGGCAGCGACCCGCGGCTCGGCTCGCTGCTCACCCCGGCCGACCGGTACGAGGCGCTCGCCGCCGACGGCTACGAGCGCGCCGGCGTCCTCACCGTCCCGCGCCACACCGCGCCCGGCGAGGCCACGATCGTCACGGTGCGCGGCGAGGGCGGGCTGGCGTTCGCGCACCTGCTGGTCGACGTCGAGGAGGGCGCCGAGGCGACGGTGGTGCTCGACCACAGCGGGTCCGCGACGTTCCTCGCCAACGCGGAGTTCCGCGTCGGCGACGGCGCGCGGCTCACCGTGGTCAGCCTCCAGGACTGGGACGACGACGCCGTCCACCTCGGCACGCACGTCGCCGCGGTCGGCCGGGACGCGACGTTCCGCTCGATCGTCGTCTCGCTCGGCGGCGGGGTCGTGCGGCTGGTGCCGAAGGTGACGTTCACCGCGCCCGGCGGCGACGCCGAGCTGCTCGGGCTGTTCTTCGCCGACGCGGGGCAGCACCTCGAGCACCGGCTGCTGGTCGACCACGCGGTGTCCCACTGCCGTTCCCGCGTCACGTACAAGGGGGCGTTGCAGGGCGAGGGCGCGCACACCGTCTGGATCGGCGACGTCATCATCGCCGCCGACACCGTCGGCACCGACACCTACGAGCTGAACCGCAACCTCGTGCTCTCCGACGGCGCCCACGCCGACTCGGTGCCGAACCTCGAGATCTACTCCGGCGAGGTCGTCGGCGCGGGCCACGCCAGCGCGACCGGCCGGTTCGACGACCAGCAGCTCTTCTACCTGGAGTCGCGCGGCATCCCCGCCGACGAGGCGCGGCGCCTGGTGGTGCGCGGGTTCTTCGCCGACGTCGTCCAGCGCATCGAGGTGCCGGCGTTGCGCGAGCGCCTGGAGAACGCCATCGAGGCCGAGCTGGAGAGGTCGGTCCTGTGA
- a CDS encoding non-heme iron oxygenase ferredoxin subunit yields the protein MSEWVRVCAAVDVPEGTAKAVEIGNEPVCVVRSNGTFYAIRDVCSHADVALSEGEVEDGTIECWLHGSRFDLSTGRPTGLPATQPVPVYPVKHDGDDVLVALEEQS from the coding sequence GTGAGCGAGTGGGTGCGCGTCTGCGCCGCCGTCGACGTGCCCGAGGGCACCGCGAAGGCCGTCGAGATCGGCAACGAGCCGGTCTGCGTCGTGCGCAGCAACGGCACGTTCTACGCGATCCGCGACGTCTGCTCGCACGCCGACGTCGCGCTGTCGGAGGGCGAGGTGGAGGACGGCACGATCGAGTGCTGGCTGCACGGCTCGCGCTTCGACCTGTCCACCGGCCGCCCGACCGGCCTGCCGGCCACCCAGCCCGTTCCCGTCTACCCCGTCAAGCACGACGGCGACGACGTCCTGGTCGCCCTGGAGGAGCAGTCTTGA
- the sufC gene encoding Fe-S cluster assembly ATPase SufC produces the protein MSTLEIRDLHVNVDDTEILRGVTLTVRAGETHALMGPNGSGKSTLAYAIAGHPKYTVTGGTVTLDGQDVLGMAVDERARAGVFLAMQYPVEVPGVSVSNFLRTSVTAIRGEAPKLRLWVKELKETMAGLEMDPAFAERNVNEGFSGGEKKRHEILQMELLKPKVAVLDETDSGLDVDALRVVSEGVNRVAAGGETGLLLITHYTRILRYIAPRFVHVMFDGRIAEEGGPELAQVLEDKGYEHLRPKAAV, from the coding sequence TTGAGCACGTTGGAGATCCGCGACCTGCACGTCAACGTCGACGACACCGAGATCCTGCGCGGTGTCACGCTGACGGTGCGGGCGGGGGAGACGCACGCCCTGATGGGACCGAACGGCTCCGGCAAGAGCACGCTCGCGTACGCCATCGCCGGGCACCCCAAGTACACCGTCACCGGCGGCACGGTCACGCTCGACGGCCAGGACGTCCTCGGCATGGCCGTGGACGAGCGGGCGCGCGCGGGCGTGTTCCTCGCCATGCAGTACCCGGTCGAGGTGCCCGGCGTCTCGGTGAGCAACTTCCTGCGCACCTCGGTCACGGCGATCCGCGGCGAGGCGCCGAAGCTCCGCCTCTGGGTGAAGGAGCTGAAGGAGACGATGGCCGGGCTGGAGATGGACCCGGCGTTCGCCGAGCGGAACGTCAACGAGGGGTTCTCCGGCGGCGAGAAGAAGCGCCACGAGATCCTCCAGATGGAGCTGCTCAAGCCGAAGGTCGCCGTCCTGGACGAGACCGACTCCGGCCTCGACGTCGACGCGTTGCGCGTCGTCTCCGAGGGCGTCAACCGCGTCGCCGCCGGCGGCGAGACCGGCCTGCTGCTCATCACGCACTACACGCGGATCCTGCGCTACATCGCGCCGCGGTTCGTGCACGTGATGTTCGACGGCCGCATCGCCGAGGAGGGCGGGCCGGAGCTCGCGCAGGTGCTGGAGGACAAGGGGTACGAGCACCTCCGCCCGAAGGCGGCCGTGTGA
- a CDS encoding cysteine desulfurase, which yields MTLDVARLRKDFPILSREVNGRPLVYLDSAASSQRPQAVLDAMTAYYEQHHANVHRGIYALAEEATALYEGARDTVAAFVNAYDRSEVVFTKNSTEALNLVARSVGDSGRIKAGDEVLVTEMEHHSNIVPWQLLALRTGCVVRFLPLTDEGRFDLSRLDEYVNERTRVVSFVHQSNILGTVNPTSQLVARAREVGALVCLDASQSVPHMPVDVQEIGADLVAFTGHKMCGPTGIGVLWARRELLDELPPFLGGGEMIETVTIKGSTYAAPPHKFEAGTPPIAEAVGLAEAVRYLTDIGMDEIRAHEKELVSYALPALESVSGLRILGPRTAVARGGAISFALADLHPHDVGQVLDELGIAVRVGQHCAAPVCARYGVPATTRASFYLYTTTEEVDALVAGLEHVKRFFRAA from the coding sequence GTGACCCTGGACGTCGCGCGGCTGCGCAAGGACTTCCCGATCCTGTCGCGGGAGGTCAACGGCCGGCCGCTCGTGTACCTGGACAGCGCCGCGTCGTCGCAGCGCCCCCAGGCGGTCCTCGACGCCATGACGGCGTACTACGAGCAGCACCACGCCAACGTGCACCGCGGCATCTACGCGCTCGCCGAGGAGGCGACCGCCCTCTACGAGGGCGCGCGCGACACCGTGGCGGCGTTCGTCAACGCGTACGACCGGTCGGAGGTCGTGTTCACCAAGAACTCCACCGAGGCGCTGAACCTCGTCGCCCGCAGCGTCGGCGACTCCGGCCGGATCAAGGCCGGCGACGAGGTGCTCGTCACCGAGATGGAGCACCACTCGAACATCGTGCCGTGGCAGCTCCTCGCGCTGCGCACCGGCTGCGTCGTGCGGTTCCTGCCGCTCACCGACGAGGGCCGGTTCGACCTGTCCCGGCTGGACGAGTACGTCAACGAGCGCACGCGCGTCGTGTCGTTCGTCCACCAGTCGAACATCCTCGGCACCGTCAACCCGACCTCGCAGCTCGTCGCCCGGGCGCGCGAGGTCGGCGCGCTGGTCTGCCTCGACGCGTCGCAGTCGGTGCCGCACATGCCGGTCGACGTACAGGAGATCGGCGCCGACCTCGTGGCGTTCACCGGGCACAAGATGTGCGGGCCGACCGGCATCGGCGTGCTCTGGGCGCGGCGCGAGCTGCTGGACGAGCTGCCGCCGTTCCTCGGCGGCGGCGAGATGATCGAGACGGTCACCATCAAGGGCTCGACGTACGCCGCGCCGCCGCACAAGTTCGAGGCCGGGACGCCGCCGATCGCCGAGGCGGTCGGCCTCGCCGAGGCCGTCCGCTACCTCACCGACATCGGCATGGACGAGATCCGCGCGCACGAGAAGGAGCTGGTGTCCTACGCCCTCCCGGCGCTGGAGTCCGTCTCCGGGCTGCGCATCCTCGGCCCGCGCACGGCCGTCGCGCGCGGCGGGGCGATCTCGTTCGCGCTGGCCGACCTGCACCCGCACGACGTCGGCCAGGTGCTCGACGAGCTCGGCATCGCCGTCCGCGTCGGCCAGCACTGCGCCGCCCCGGTCTGCGCGCGCTACGGCGTGCCGGCGACGACGCGCGCGTCGTTCTACCTCTACACGACGACCGAGGAGGTCGACGCGCTCGTGGCCGGGCTGGAGCACGTGAAGAGGTTCTTCCGTGCAGCTTGA
- a CDS encoding SUF system NifU family Fe-S cluster assembly protein, which translates to MQLESMYQEIILDHYRNPHHKGLREPFDAEAHHVNPTCGDEVTVRVRVADGVVEDVSYDGSGCSISQASESVMTDLVIGRPVEEALATADAFLGMMRGAEGDEDVLEDAVAFAGVAKYPARVKCALLGWMAWKDATARAVSAEVS; encoded by the coding sequence GTGCAGCTTGAGTCGATGTACCAGGAGATCATCCTGGACCACTACCGCAACCCCCACCACAAGGGGCTGCGCGAGCCGTTCGACGCCGAGGCCCACCACGTCAACCCCACCTGCGGCGACGAGGTCACCGTGCGCGTGCGGGTGGCGGATGGCGTGGTCGAGGACGTGTCGTACGACGGCTCCGGCTGCTCCATCTCGCAGGCGTCCGAGTCGGTCATGACCGACCTCGTCATCGGCCGCCCCGTCGAGGAGGCGCTGGCGACGGCGGACGCGTTCCTCGGCATGATGCGCGGCGCCGAGGGCGACGAGGACGTGCTGGAGGACGCGGTGGCGTTCGCCGGCGTGGCGAAGTACCCGGCGCGCGTCAAGTGCGCGTTGCTGGGCTGGATGGCCTGGAAGGACGCGACGGCGCGGGCCGTCTCGGCGGAGGTGTCATGA
- a CDS encoding metal-sulfur cluster assembly factor yields the protein MSEKAAVADVTEAMRDVVDPEIGINIVDLGLVYGVTVDDDNVATLDMTLTSAACPLTDVIEDQTRSVLKDLVKDFRINWVWMPPWSVENITDDGREQMRALGFNI from the coding sequence ATGAGCGAGAAGGCCGCGGTCGCGGACGTCACCGAGGCGATGCGCGACGTCGTCGACCCCGAGATCGGCATCAACATCGTCGACCTCGGTCTGGTCTACGGCGTCACGGTCGACGACGACAACGTCGCCACGCTGGACATGACGCTGACGTCGGCGGCCTGCCCGCTGACCGACGTCATCGAGGACCAGACGCGTTCGGTGCTCAAGGACCTGGTGAAGGACTTCCGCATCAACTGGGTGTGGATGCCGCCGTGGTCGGTCGAGAACATCACCGACGACGGCCGCGAGCAGATGAGGGCACTCGGCTTCAACATCTGA
- a CDS encoding GNAT family N-acetyltransferase: MTPGETVAETPRLLLRMWLPEDGAPFAAMNADPEVTRYVGGPLDRAASDALLARLVAGWAADGYGRAAVVERATGELLGFTGLGPHPAEPGEVEIGWRLVRHAWGRGFATEAATAMRDLAFGRYGLPRIVSIAVPENPASLAVMRKIGMTHWHDLDHQGLHLTVYVLDAP; the protein is encoded by the coding sequence GTGACGCCCGGCGAGACGGTCGCCGAGACGCCACGGCTGCTGCTGCGGATGTGGCTGCCGGAGGACGGGGCGCCGTTCGCGGCGATGAACGCCGACCCCGAAGTGACGCGGTACGTCGGCGGGCCGCTGGACCGGGCGGCCAGCGACGCGCTGCTGGCCCGGCTGGTGGCGGGGTGGGCGGCGGACGGCTACGGCCGCGCCGCCGTCGTGGAGCGTGCCACCGGTGAGCTGCTCGGCTTCACCGGCCTCGGCCCGCACCCGGCGGAGCCGGGCGAGGTGGAGATCGGCTGGCGGCTGGTCCGCCACGCCTGGGGCCGCGGCTTCGCTACGGAGGCGGCGACGGCGATGCGCGACCTGGCGTTCGGCCGTTACGGGCTGCCGCGGATCGTGTCGATCGCCGTGCCGGAGAACCCGGCGTCGCTCGCGGTGATGCGCAAGATCGGCATGACCCACTGGCACGACCTCGACCACCAGGGCCTGCACCTCACGGTGTACGTGCTGGACGCGCCCTGA
- a CDS encoding neutral zinc metallopeptidase, whose amino-acid sequence MDFEDRVGLDPSQISDARGRSFPRGGMAVGGGVSVIGLIVALLLGVSPGDLLGGGGASGAQTGVVTQSDLAERCRTGADADRYTDCRIVGVVNSVQAYWAKVLGRRYQRAQTQLFTGGTSTGCGDATSDVGPFYCPADGTVYLDIGFFEDLRTKLGARGGAFAQAYVVAHEYGHHAQDLLGTSAKVQRSGDRQGALSASVRLELQADCYAGAWAANAVDTGFLTQVTDDDIADGLDAAASVGDDRIQSAATGRVDRESWTHGSSEQRQRWFLTGYRATTPEACDTFGATDL is encoded by the coding sequence GTGGACTTCGAGGACCGCGTCGGGCTGGACCCGTCGCAGATCAGCGACGCGCGCGGCCGGTCGTTCCCCCGCGGGGGCATGGCGGTCGGCGGCGGTGTCAGCGTCATCGGCCTGATCGTGGCGCTGCTGCTCGGCGTCTCCCCCGGCGACCTGCTCGGCGGCGGCGGCGCGAGCGGCGCGCAGACCGGCGTCGTCACGCAGTCCGATCTCGCGGAGCGTTGCCGCACCGGCGCCGACGCCGACCGGTACACCGACTGCCGCATCGTCGGCGTCGTGAACTCGGTGCAGGCGTACTGGGCGAAGGTGCTGGGGCGGCGTTACCAGCGCGCGCAGACGCAGCTGTTCACCGGCGGCACGAGCACCGGCTGCGGCGACGCCACGTCCGACGTCGGGCCGTTCTACTGCCCGGCCGACGGCACGGTGTACCTGGACATCGGCTTCTTCGAGGACCTGCGGACCAAGCTCGGCGCGCGCGGCGGGGCGTTCGCGCAGGCGTACGTCGTCGCGCACGAGTACGGCCACCACGCGCAGGACCTCCTCGGCACCTCCGCCAAGGTGCAACGTTCCGGCGACCGGCAGGGCGCCCTCTCGGCCAGCGTGCGGCTGGAGCTCCAGGCCGACTGCTACGCCGGCGCCTGGGCCGCCAACGCCGTCGACACCGGCTTCCTCACCCAGGTCACCGACGACGACATCGCCGACGGCCTCGACGCCGCCGCGTCGGTCGGCGACGACCGGATCCAGAGCGCCGCGACCGGCCGCGTGGACCGCGAGTCGTGGACGCACGGGTCCAGCGAGCAGCGGCAGCGGTGGTTCCTGACCGGCTACCGCGCGACGACGCCCGAGGCGTGCGACACGTTCGGCGCCACCGACCTGTGA
- a CDS encoding ABC-F family ATP-binding cassette domain-containing protein has product MITVADLELRAGARVLIEHASFQVARGDRVGLVGRNGAGKTTLLKVVAGEGLPAAGSVSRGEVGYLPQDPRTGDLDQLARDRILSARGLDTLLRTMRETEGAMASADDETRDTAVARYGRLEDRFQALGGWAAEAEAASIASSLGLPERVLGQPLGTLSGGQRRRVELSRILFSGAETLLLDEPTNHLDADSIVWLREFLKRHTGGLVVVSHDVDLLGATVNKVFHLDANRAALDVYNVGWTAYLAQRETDERRRKRERANAEAQAAALQAQADRMRYKATKAKAAQSMEKRANRLLSGLEEVRQHDRVAKLRFPDPLPCGRTPLTATGLSKSYGSLEVFTDVDLAIDRGSRVVILGLNGAGKTTLLRILAGIEEPDTGSVEPGHGLRLGYYAQEHETIDPARSVLEHVQSVSPDADEASLRKLLGAFLFSGETVHQPAGTLSGGEKTRLALAGLVVSRANVLLLDEPTNNLDPASRAEVLRALATYTGSVVLVTHDEGAVEALRPERVILLPDGVEDRWSDELADLVALA; this is encoded by the coding sequence GTGATCACGGTGGCCGACCTCGAGCTGCGCGCGGGCGCGCGCGTGCTGATCGAGCACGCGTCGTTCCAGGTGGCGCGCGGCGACCGGGTCGGCCTGGTCGGCCGCAACGGCGCCGGCAAGACGACGCTGCTCAAGGTCGTGGCCGGCGAGGGGCTGCCCGCCGCGGGCAGCGTGTCGCGCGGCGAGGTCGGCTACCTGCCGCAGGACCCGCGCACCGGCGACCTCGACCAGCTCGCCCGCGACCGCATCCTCTCCGCGCGCGGACTGGACACGTTGCTGCGCACCATGCGCGAGACCGAGGGCGCGATGGCCAGCGCCGACGACGAGACCCGCGACACCGCCGTCGCCCGGTACGGGCGGCTGGAGGACCGGTTCCAGGCGCTCGGCGGCTGGGCCGCCGAGGCGGAGGCAGCCTCCATCGCCAGCAGTCTCGGCCTGCCGGAACGCGTCCTCGGCCAGCCGCTCGGCACCCTCTCCGGCGGTCAGCGCCGCCGGGTCGAGCTGTCCCGCATCCTGTTCAGCGGCGCGGAGACGCTGCTGCTCGACGAGCCCACCAACCACCTCGACGCCGACTCCATCGTCTGGCTGCGGGAGTTCCTCAAGCGGCACACCGGCGGTCTCGTCGTCGTGAGCCACGACGTCGACCTGCTCGGCGCGACCGTGAACAAGGTGTTCCACCTCGACGCCAACCGCGCCGCCCTCGACGTCTACAACGTCGGCTGGACGGCGTACCTGGCCCAGCGGGAGACCGACGAACGCCGCCGCAAGCGCGAGCGCGCGAACGCCGAGGCGCAGGCCGCCGCGTTGCAGGCGCAGGCCGACCGGATGCGCTACAAGGCGACGAAGGCGAAGGCCGCGCAGAGCATGGAGAAGCGCGCCAACCGCCTGCTCTCGGGCCTGGAGGAGGTCCGCCAGCACGACCGGGTCGCGAAGCTCCGCTTCCCCGACCCGCTGCCGTGCGGGCGGACGCCGTTGACGGCCACCGGCCTGTCCAAGTCGTACGGGTCGCTCGAAGTCTTCACCGACGTCGACCTGGCCATCGACCGCGGCTCGCGCGTCGTGATCCTCGGCCTCAACGGCGCCGGCAAGACGACGCTGCTGCGCATCCTGGCCGGCATCGAGGAGCCGGACACCGGCAGCGTCGAGCCCGGCCACGGCCTGCGGCTCGGCTACTACGCGCAGGAGCACGAGACGATCGACCCGGCGCGTTCGGTGCTGGAGCACGTCCAGTCGGTGTCGCCGGACGCCGACGAGGCGTCGTTGCGGAAGCTGCTGGGGGCTTTCCTGTTCAGCGGCGAGACGGTGCACCAGCCGGCCGGGACCCTCTCCGGCGGCGAGAAGACGCGGCTCGCGCTGGCGGGGCTCGTGGTGAGTCGCGCGAACGTCCTGCTGCTGGACGAGCCCACGAACAACCTCGACCCGGCGTCGCGCGCCGAGGTGCTGCGCGCGCTCGCGACCTACACCGGGTCCGTCGTCCTCGTCACGCACGACGAGGGCGCGGTCGAGGCGCTGCGGCCGGAGCGCGTGATCCTGCTGCCCGACGGCGTCGAGGACCGCTGGTCCGACGAGCTCGCCGACCTCGTCGCCCTGGCGTAG
- a CDS encoding GNAT family N-acetyltransferase: MADLDLSAAAVATLAARAEEQQRAFGAIRYGSVFRVGAARVVLNPDAPLAAANFAGTITGSPMAAEATLARLPDVWAEAERSPVILLESPSCLPELGAIAEEAGYEAVEETAVMLLADPAALVDGEPGILTRPAAERDDPAVLADVLADAFGYASGVERGLAEVLGQRLDDPRVEAVVADEGGAAVGAAFAFVQGDLGYVTDAGVRTEHRGRRLGRAVGSAAAARCLARGARIVWLAAEAGGAAERFWAGLGFATAYTAVTYQWRE; encoded by the coding sequence GTGGCCGACCTCGACCTCTCCGCCGCCGCCGTCGCGACGCTGGCGGCGCGCGCCGAGGAGCAGCAGCGGGCGTTCGGCGCGATCCGCTACGGCAGCGTGTTCCGCGTCGGCGCCGCGCGCGTGGTGCTCAACCCGGACGCGCCGCTCGCCGCAGCGAACTTCGCCGGGACGATCACCGGCTCGCCGATGGCGGCCGAGGCGACGCTCGCGCGGCTGCCGGACGTGTGGGCGGAGGCCGAACGCTCGCCGGTGATCCTGCTCGAGTCGCCGTCCTGCCTGCCGGAGCTCGGCGCGATCGCCGAGGAGGCCGGGTACGAGGCGGTCGAGGAGACGGCGGTGATGCTGCTGGCCGACCCGGCCGCGCTGGTCGACGGGGAGCCGGGCATCCTCACCCGCCCGGCCGCCGAGCGCGACGACCCGGCGGTGCTCGCGGACGTGCTGGCGGACGCGTTCGGCTACGCGAGCGGCGTCGAACGCGGCCTCGCCGAGGTGCTGGGCCAGCGGCTGGACGACCCGCGCGTCGAGGCCGTCGTCGCGGACGAGGGCGGCGCGGCGGTGGGCGCGGCGTTCGCGTTCGTGCAGGGCGATCTCGGCTACGTCACCGACGCCGGCGTCCGCACCGAGCACCGCGGCCGCCGGCTCGGCCGCGCCGTCGGCAGCGCCGCGGCGGCCCGCTGCCTCGCCCGCGGCGCCCGGATCGTGTGGCTCGCCGCGGAGGCGGGCGGCGCGGCGGAACGGTTCTGGGCCGGCCTCGGCTTCGCCACCGCGTACACCGCGGTGACCTACCAGTGGCGGGAGTGA
- a CDS encoding helix-turn-helix domain-containing protein, giving the protein MAEALKKGSRVTGAERAKLATDLRKKYDAGQSIRTLAAASGRSYGFVHRMLSESGATLRGRGGATRAKDKK; this is encoded by the coding sequence GTGGCGGAGGCTCTGAAGAAGGGGAGCAGGGTCACCGGGGCGGAGCGCGCGAAGCTCGCGACCGACCTGCGGAAGAAGTACGACGCGGGCCAGAGCATCCGCACCCTCGCCGCCGCCTCCGGGCGCTCCTACGGCTTCGTGCACCGCATGCTCAGCGAGTCCGGCGCGACGCTGCGCGGCCGCGGTGGCGCGACGCGCGCGAAGGACAAGAAGTAA
- a CDS encoding histone H1-like repetitive region-containing protein, which produces MPAPAKKAAKPAAKKTAAAKPAAKKTAAAKPAAKKTTAAAKPAAKKTAAAKPAAKKTAAAKPAAKKTTAAAKPAAKKTAAAKPAAKKTAAAKPAAKKTATKAAAKPAAKKTAAAKPAAKKTAAKKAPAKKAPAKKAK; this is translated from the coding sequence GTGCCCGCACCTGCGAAGAAGGCGGCGAAGCCCGCGGCGAAGAAGACCGCTGCCGCGAAGCCCGCCGCGAAGAAGACGGCCGCGGCGAAGCCCGCTGCCAAGAAGACCACCGCGGCCGCGAAGCCGGCGGCGAAGAAGACGGCGGCCGCGAAGCCCGCCGCGAAGAAGACGGCGGCGGCGAAGCCGGCCGCGAAGAAGACCACCGCGGCCGCGAAGCCGGCGGCGAAGAAGACGGCGGCCGCGAAGCCCGCCGCGAAGAAGACGGCCGCCGCCAAGCCGGCCGCGAAGAAGACCGCCACCAAGGCCGCCGCGAAGCCGGCCGCGAAGAAGACGGCCGCGGCCAAGCCGGCCGCGAAGAAGACGGCGGCGAAGAAGGCCCCCGCCAAGAAGGCCCCCGCCAAGAAGGCCAAGTAA